In Etheostoma cragini isolate CJK2018 chromosome 15, CSU_Ecrag_1.0, whole genome shotgun sequence, the DNA window GGTGAATGCGAGGCCATTATAACGTTGTGCTTTTCTCCACCTCCCTTCTCCAACCTCTCCTGCTGTTTTTTGTAATCATGATGTGATTATTCCTTATTAACCTCTGTCCCTCAGATAGAGAAGGACCTATTGCGGACTATGCCAACCAATGCGTGTTTCTGTAGTCTGACCAGTGTTGGAGTGCCGAGGCTGAGACGGGTACTAAGAGGCCTAGCCTGGCTCTACCCAGACATtgggtactgtcagggcactgGCATGGTGAGAACACATTTACTGAACcacacaaactgtaaaaatgcaCACCCACTTGTTGAAGCACTTTCATCACATATGCATGTTTTgctcttgtctttcttcttgTCTCCCCCGCCAGGTGGTTTCCTGTCTGCTGCTCTTTCTTGAGGAGGAGGATGTGCTATGGATGATGTGTGCACTGATTGAAGACCTCCTTCCTCCATCTTACTTCTCCTCCACTCTGTTGGGCGTCCAAACGGACCAGAGGGTTCTTCGCCAGCTCATTGTTCAGTACCTGCCAGCCCTCGACCGTCTTCTGCAGGATCATGACATAGGTAAGGATCGGTATTAGGAAAGATAGTGAGAGTGTGGTGCGTGGAGTCAGAGAGGTTACCTGGGCATTCAAAGAACACTAGATTACCAACTACCTTTCAGCCTTTTGCTGTGCAGTAATAATATTAAAGTTAACAAATGTGTTTGGAATTCGTGTTGACTGTAaaaagcatacagtatgtaatccCCTCCTTCTTATACATCCAGAGATGTCTCTGATCACACTGCATTGGTTCCTGACATCATTTGCCAGTGTGGTGGACATCCGTCTGCTCCTTAGGATCTGGGACCTGCTCTTCTACCAGGGTTCATTGGTGCTCTTCCAGGTCACACTGGGCATGCTCAAGATCAAGGTATTTGCACTACACCACCTATTTTCACAACACCCTGATACAGTTACTTTTGTGCTGAGATGCTTtagatatttttattgtttcagtgACTGTAGTtacatgtttgacttttttgaataGAAGATGATGATTGTCATGTTAGAGCAATTAATGCCAACAGACATTATACACTATTATAGCCAGAAACCATCCCAAGCGAACTGGACATGCTCCTCCTATTGACAAAAACTGTATATTATGAGTATCAGTCCTAGTGAAATGTCCCCTCTACCCCAGGAGGAGGAGCTTGTATCATCGGAGAACTCTGCGTCCATTTTTAATACTTTGTCGGACTTGCCAAGCCAGCTGAGAGATGGGCCAGCAGTTCTCGGGGAGGCTATGAGACTAGCAGGGACACTATCTCAGGAAACATTGGAAGCCCACCGGCACAAGCACCTGGCCTATATATTAAATGAACAGACGCAGCTCAACAATGGGAACACAGCACTCAACACCAATCTCAATAAGGTCAGTAGTTGCATAATGTGTGCATTGTTTCTGAGTTTTAATAAAcaattgtttaaaaacaataatttacgctgtttttgtatgtgttcaGGTGGTGAGGAGACAGTCCCTGCGCAGGAAGTCCACCCTGAGCTCCCTGCTGTTTGGGGAGGATGAGGCAGAGGCCCTGAAATCCAAGAACATTAAGCAGACAGAGTTGGTGGCAGCCTTACGAGAGGCCATATCCCGTACTGCAGAGCACTTCCACTGTCTGGACCCACGTCACTCCAGCACTGTTAGTTCACACACTGCAGCACAGGGACAGTGTAGTTTATGTCCTGTTGTGGACTACACATCAACTTAAAAAAGAGCTTTAGGGGTCATTCTAACTCCCTTAAGTTGCTAGCATGTCAGACTAAATGGTTCAGTCCtaaatgtaatgttgtaataCCATAATTTCATTCAGCACctccttacattttcatttcattttacctAACTCCTTCTATCCAATCTCTCAAGGACCTGACTCCTGACTACTCCATGGAGAGCCACCAGCGAGATCATGAAAACTTTCTTGTAGTTTCTCGAAACCGACGGAGACGGGCAAAGGCTTTGCTGGACTTTGAGCGTCATGATGACGATGAACTGGGCTTCAGGAAGAATGACATCATCACTGTGAGTCATGGCCTGCAGAGACgcacaaaaatacaatattgcttctttttgtttttccaaccaTGTACCCATACTGTACGTACCCATATTAAACCgctgtatttttctctttcagatCATCTCACAGAAGGATGAACACTGTTGGGTTGGAGAGCTTAATGGCCTCagaggtgtttgttttttcttatttattagCACTCACTGCTGCCATCTGGATAATTGTTTTTTGACAGTATAATCTGTCCTACAGGTTAATTGACATACATTTTCTGTGGCTGTTTTTAACAGGGTGGTTTCCAGCTAAGTTTGTGGAGATCCTAGATGAAAGAAGCAAAGAGGTATGGAACTAGTTAATTATCATCTTAATAAGGCAATTGTTTCTATGCTGACTTAGGTTTTCCCAACAGTCGTTTGAATGTTTAATCCGTGTgacatttgtcagtttttatctgttttctcACATTCATCTAATATCCTAAAGTGTCTAAAGAgggatttttccttttgtgtctGTCCCCAGTACTCATTAGCAGGTGATGACTCTGTGACCGAGGCAGTGACAGACGTGGCCAGGGGCACACTGTGTCCGGCCCTAAAGGCCATCTTTCAGCACGGTCTGAAGAAGTCATCTATACTGGGAGGGCCTTGCCACCCTTGGTTATTTATAGAAGAGGTCAGAGAGCTTTTTTTAATGGCACCAGATTGTAGAGTCAAATTCACCATAGGACTTAAACAGACATTTTCttgatttaaatccagctctgtgtcatggcagtgtggaCAGTGTTTTTAGGGGAACAATGTTTGGCTTCCCTCTATGGCACCAGTGCTTGGAGCTCCAAGCGGAGGTCTGCCAAGAACCGCCAGATTATGCAAAAAGCGCCACACAGGTCGCCTAATGGAAGACCACCCTGGGGAAACTGGTGCACTGGCACCGTAGAGGGAAGCCAAACAATGTTCATCTACACACTGCCAAttttaaaccagctctgtgtcatcttcgTGTTGGTAAGGTATCCCTTTTAAATATTCTTTGTCTTCTTGTATTTTCTCAGGCGGCCAGTAGAGAGGTTGAGAGGGACTTCAACTCTGTTTACTCCAGACTGGTTCTGTGTAAAACCTACAGGTAAAACCATTGTTGGGTTTTGGCaaactttaaacacaaacaattgAAAATGCCTGTGGTCGGTTATATTTACATGTTAGTGTTTTGAGCACTCAATCAACACAcctggtttaaaaacaaagaaacttgGGATCAGAAACAAATGCCATGTTTACTGTCCTTGAGAACTGAAATGTGTTATGGCCGAGGAATAAGGAATCTACTTTCAATTTGTTCTCTTGTGTTATTTTCCAGGTTAGATGAAGACGGGAAAGTACTAACACCAGAAGAGCTGTTATACAGAGTAAGTATTAATTTActcaatgtgtaaataaaaaaagtatgtttactTGGTGTGCAGCTTGAAGAATAAAATGAAGTTGATTTAAAGTTGACTCATAGATGCCCTGCacttttttgcaacaaatttATTTACGGGTATAAATTAAGGAACCTGAACCCTTTCCAAAAATAAGTATGTTACTTTAAAGTAGTGTTTGTCATGTCTGTCGATTCAGCCTTAAGGAATGAATGTTTGAAGGCAGTGCATGAGCGCCCTCTGTCTCTTCCCAGGCGGTGCAGTCAGTCAACATGAGCCACGATACAGCACATGCTCAGATGGATGTCAAATTCAGGTCACTTGTCTGCGTCGGCCTAAAGTGAGTTCTTAAAATTAATACACGTGCAAAGAATTTAAATAATCACTGTCACTCCGTATATTGTAACAGAGAGCACAGGCTTAAAAATGTGCACATTCACAAATTTTGAGTTGGCATGCACACCCTCAGGAACCCTTGGTTCttaatgtgtgtctgtcccaCCAGTGAGCAGGTGCTGCACCTATGGTTGGAGGTGTTGTGCTCTAGCATGGCTGCTGTAGAGAAATGGTATCATCCATGGTCATTCCTTCGCAGTCCTGGATGGGTACAGATCAAGTGTGAGCTCAGGTAAGAAACGCTTAACTTTAAAACTACTGCTTTGATTCTATTTATTTGGGATTTACAGAATATTAAAATCTGAGACCATTCAAAGTTGTTGACTGTGGACACTTTGAGCAAACAAATCAGGAATAGGAGAAGCTGCTGACAAACTCAGTACTGAAATACTGAAGTTGGCTGGCATTGATAAGTGCACTGTATCTCCACTATCCTCCACATTTACCACACATAATccagtaatttaaaaatatcagtGAATATCTAAAATGGGTTTTAGaacaaaaattaaacacacGGGAGTTTGTGTATCAGAAAGACCACATAATGACCCAGGAAACAATGACTAGTCTACTGTTGTTGCCTCTTCAGGGTCCTATCAAAGTTCGCCTTCAGCCTTTCCCAAGATTGTGAACTACCCGACAAGAAAGAGGTGAGCAGAGGAGATTACCTCAGATTCCCCATATAGAGCAGTAGTAAGTCTTATTATTCAAAGACAACAGTATTCAGGGGAACAAAATGTTATGACTTTATGCTGTTTCAGAAGTCCACTATTCTGAAAGCCGAAGTTATCGATGTGCTGGTTCAGCATCACCTCTTTAGTTGGGACCTCTAGGTAACATATCACATAGGAGACTGTAGATGCTTTAGTATACTCATCAGTCCATAGTTTACTTAAATGGCTTGCATatgtttacacacccatgctaaagttgacttaaaaaaaatcttttggaaattgatcttaatgccttaattaacaaaaaaaaaagcaggaaaaaccCAATGTTTAAGggcaccaattttctttgtgaatgaacatTTTATCATGAATAAATTGTTCTTCCTTAAAGTACAGGGGGCAAAAGTATACAAACCCCAATGTTAAATCCCCATACAGGCAGGCAGAGTATTTTACAggcagattttcatttttaaaggccagttatttcatggatccaggttACTATGCATTCTGGTAAAGCCTTTGAAATTTAGAGAGCCCCACATCATGGCATACTCTTCCCTATACCTAGAGATTgacatggtgttatttcagttagcctaatggctggtttgatttgcattgagagatctTCTGGAAAGTTCCACAGCCAATTGTGAGATATggtaaatttccaaaagatgtttttttttattcctcttttcagtCAACTTTagaatgtaaatgtatgcaaattaCTGTATATATGCAGATTACCCCATCCCACAAATCaacttgttttatatttgtccTCATCCCACTAGTGTGCgtaccttttatttttttctcccttttgatattttaaaagcaGGCTTTGCATCATCTTAAGCTGCATTCTTTAAAATTGGGCTAATAATTGATCTGCCCTCTCTGGTGTagtgttgattttgtttttaggtaAAAGTGTTCCacatttctctcctttctccagGAGAAGGAGCAGAGACCACTGAAAGAGGGAGTGCAGGATATGTTGGTGAAACATCATCTCTTCAGCTGGGACATTGATGGCTagacacacagcaaaacacGTCTGAATCCTATTTTGTCCTGcgtgtttttgtatatttgatGTCTCTTCAACTGTTTCTTACAGACTGTCAATTATAAATTAGACATTATTGTCTGCTACAGTAAACGACTACTTCACAGACTGTCACCTTTCAGCATTGGACAAAGGTTGACTAATTTGTATGTGCTGAAGCATTTGTGCTTTAAGGTGCATACTGGTAATTCAGACCTATTGTAGGATGTTGCACTACATGGTAAAAACTTCATATACTAAAAAAACCCGCTGTAGTACAGAATAGTCTGTACCCATGGGACCGGTGGACCCAGTGCGTCCAAACACTATTTCTTCAGCACTCGCTGCTCTGGCAATTCAGCTTTTCATAGCTAACTTTAAGTAAGTGCAAGAGTGAATAATTCTcttgcatcagctgtgtgcttacCAGCATGTCATTACCATGACAAAAACTGGGCCTTTTAACATGGTCCGAAATGCCACAGTACCCCATAAATTCCCAAATATTAAGACCAAAACAGAACATTCCTAAATATGGAGCTGTGAAGTTACAAACTATTTTTGAGAGGATTACCTCACTATCATGAATTCCACAAACTATTTCATTAAATACTATTGTTGCACATGCCAAGGAAAGCCTTTCAAAATTGTAATACAAGACTATGAGTATGTGTGCTACCTTAACATTGGTAGTGAACAAAAATGCACttgtatgacaataaagataaactttttttgtgttacaatTTATAGTAAATACATGTTGCATATCATTTctaatgttttgtaaataatgtaaacctattttgcTTGTCACTAAATGTGCCCCTGTAGGTTAAAGAAATTCAACATAGGACTTTATCATTCTTACTTATCTCCAAACCAACCTTTAGTTCTGACTTACAGCTGCACATACATCAGAAAACAGGGAgatatctgttttatttattcaaattgtTGGCCATTCTTGATAATGGTAGACTGTAAAGTAGGGACTCGAGGTTTATATAACAATTCAACTTGTGagacatgtttttgttcaaaatatatatacatatacagtagtttttattttctagtttttggaTACTTTGCTGTAGcaaatattttgttgtattgttttttttattcctgccACGCTAATTAGATCTTTCAGATGTTGCGCTTGAAATTTCTTTGACTTAAAGTGTTAACTGTAACTTCCCCGTGTGCAGACATTTCACATTTGTAGCTATTTTAGCCTATGTGTAAATCACATATTGATTATTAAACCTTTACaatcagaaaacacaagaatacTCTGCTTCCTGGTGTCTACTTAAAGAAGATCCAGCCTGCAGTTGCCACTTTCCCTCTGTAACACATGGAACTGATAGGAATACACAACCCTCAAATCTGTTTTCCTGTAACATtatttcaagttaaaaaaaaacgttttgctctaacaaacaaaatgtatagtATTAACATGTCATTTGAGAAAAGTGcacatagaaaaataaacactgtttAAAAGTTCAGGAAAGGATGTTTATTAATGGTAAGTTTTTCATCCGcaaagtgtttaaaatgtcacaacatGTTAACAGCAACAGGCCTAACGCATGGGGTACTAGAGTTACAAGTAGCACTGCAATTACTGCATGTCTTATAATCATAAGCAACTTTGCTTGACAAGCTATTgtgctgtatttgtttgtaCTGCCACTGTTTGTATAAGGATTGTAACACGGCCGACACTGGAAGCATGGTAGATACCGCTGAATCGAAGCATGCAAGTGGGAGTGGGTTGAACGATCGATGACCATCAGTGAACCTTCTGCATGTATGCCAAATAAATAACTATTATAAAATGTAACTGCTTATTTCCATATATctagaatttaaaatcaaatcaaagtatAAATAGTACATGAATAATTTTTCATTGCAAATAAACAGGGAATGCATGGGGGAAGTTTCATATTGGTACAGGACCTTTGTTTagcctccctctttctctgtgacATTGAGCCAGAGGACTGAATTGTAGATTTTATAGACACATCAAATATGGATCAAATTAAATACACCATCCTGAGAGAGGCTAACCTAAAATAAACACTGCTTTCCATCACCAAAACAATTCAAAGTAGTAAAGGCAGCTGATGTTAATAAGCATTAAAGACTGTATGCCTTTTGGTTTGGAACATACCCCTTTGTGTTCCCTTTTGGAGAAAAACCAAACTATATGACCTGGTGCAAAAAGGCAAGGAGTGATAAGACTGAGGAGAGTGTCTTGCTCCAAACATCTGTCCTTTATGGTTTTGTGGAATGAGAGCACTTAGTGGAGTGAtagcagagagaggggagggttACAAGGGACAAGAGGGTGGTTCAGGAGCCTCCTATtcctgaggaggagggagctgCTGTGGAGTTGGTGCTGCTGTTCTGGCCTTTTCCTTTGTGCCTCTGGCCACCCCTTCTTCTTCCACCTCCTCCAGACTTTGGCTGCAAGGGAGAGGAAACCAAAACACTTGATACTGTTAGGCACCTCCAATCCTCCAAGTGCATTTGTAGTTTATATGAAAAGTGGTAATATTAGACAAGATATGAAAAGTACACGAGTGGAAAACATTGTTTCCTGAAAATATATCAAAGAAACAAGATCCACAGGTTATGAGCTGAACCATCTTGCTCACACTATCTTCCCTTTTCAGGTTCTCCGCTGTTCTTGTTCATTTTGAATTGAACAATTTTACCTTGTTCTCTTTGTTGCCCTCCTTTATCTGAGGGTCttcatctccctctccctttaGGAAGCCAGCCACGCAAGCAAAGGAGGGGGATAGAGTATGCAAGAGTGAAGTTGGCATGACACAGTTAAATGTTTAGGATGAAatagaacaaaacaaatgggaGGAGGACACAGAGCAGGTAACAAGTTACAAAAGAGCAGCAACGTTAGGGCAAGTACACAGTAAAAAGGCAGCAAATCCAATGAAACACAAGAAGATCAGCATATcccacattaaataaaaaacacctcaTATGGTAACATTTTTATTGACTTGTCTCACCGGTTGTGTCACGTTTGGGATGTTTGCTGACTGTGCTATCGTTGCTACATCATCACTAGTTGCCGTGGTGCCGTCCTCTTTTCTCAGCGGTGCCTTCTTTGTAGACTGCATTTTGATTTGTGGAGGTTTGGAATTTGATGGTAGATTATTGGTGGATTGCAAAAGCTGAAAATAATGTGAGACAGTATTTGagtcaagatttttttttttatctgcaacTCAAAACGTAAAAAGAAATTCTAATAAAGATCTCAGCCTATCTAGATAGGTTGGTGTTTCCCAGGAGAGAAGGTAAATATCaccattgtgtttatttaaatcttttactACAATTATTAGACAAAAACttctacaaatgtttttttctttcttttagacAAGGAAatagtttttcttcttgtctcaTACCAACTCTTAAATGCCTAATGAAAATAACTTGTGTTCATAGTAGTCTGTGAAAATTGTAATTCTTGTTAGTAATGTGTTATCATAGGAATGGAATTCACTATTTTCTGCACTTACCCTGTGGGAATTGGCCATCAGCGTTACAGATTAAACATTTCCAATTAATGAATCAGGCTTTAGGCACTGGCACACCATTGTAATGGGAAAAATACATatctttgaactttttttttgtcagtactGTGACCCACCGCTCATCGTGTTAGTCATTTCTCAGTGTAAGCACAAGTCCTTGATCTTCCAAAAGGCTGCGTTACCTTGGTGATGGTGCCTACAGCCTTGGTGCGTCCCTCCCTGAACACCAGCCTCTGGTCACAGTGCAGGTACTCCGGGGTTTTGATGAAGCGGAAGTGGACTGAAGCCTTGTCCCCTGTCCGTAAGCAGTCTTTGTTCATAGACAAGATGGTGGCGGTCTGCCTTATGCTGCCACAGTGGACTGAGTGGTGGGTGAGGACAGAAAGGTGATTGGACAGAGGGAGAAATAAAAGAGATAGAgataaaagagataaaaagagaTGAGAGAAAATTAGTTAAAGAGTTTTACAAAGGCAACAGGGAGTCACTAAAAGGTGTGCATGCACTTGTTGTTATTGTAAGTGAGTCTGTAAGAGCATTATTTGTCAGTGGTGAGTCGCCCCGCTACACTTCCTTCAAACATAATCACTGTGTACAACCCTAGAGAAATAAATGTAGTACAAATTGTCCATTACTTCAACAAAGCAGCATTTAAACAGTATTAAATGTTATTTGGAAAGTTGCCTATAAATCTTCAAGGCAGTTGATAACATAAAGTTGCCGCTGAAACCCACAGAACATGCACTTTTGTTCCAACTCCCCTGACATTTTTCCGCATCAGTGTTACCCACCCATGGCCTGGTATCTGGGGGATATCGTGGTGGGATGATGCAGTACCAGGATCTCAGCCTCAAACTCCCAAGTGGCCTGTGGGCACAGCCTTGGGGAGACCATCACCATGCCTTTCCTTATGGACGAACGCTTGATCTTTACAGAGAGGTAAAGATGACAGAACACTGTTGTCATCAGTTCTCTAGATCATATCTCAAAATTTGATCTATAAGATTAGTGGAGTGTGATAAGAAAGCTGGAAGAAATGAGGGTTAGAGCCATACATGTGACAATGGGGATACAGAACCTTCCCCAATAACACAAATACTACTACACGGTTTGAGCAGCCAGTTAATGAATTCATCATGACATGCAGTCCCAAACTTTCCCCCTAGAGGCTGCTGTGGGAGATTTTTCTCCTCCTACCTTTTTGAGAGCAAATGAGGCAGTCTGGCCACCTCTAACCTCCTTCACGGGCATTCTTTTGCGGTGAATTGATTTGACGGCAATGGGAATGAAGCTGCCTAAGGGGTCCGGCCCTAGTAGCATTGTATCATTCAGACGTATGAGTCCACGTAAAGTAGTTCCTGATACAACTGTTCCCACTCCCTAAGACATAAACAGAACACAAGTAGTGGTTTAGATAGCTTTTGCTAGGTGCTGTTCTGTATGACGTGTGTGGTTTGTCCCTGTAGCATGATATACCTTACTTATATAATGCGCACAGTGAAATGCATTTAGTAATATGTCACTGGTCAGAATACCGGTACAGAGTAGGTGTCGTCTATCTGAAACTCAGCGGGCTGGTCGTCACGGTAGGAGGT includes these proteins:
- the sgsm3 gene encoding small G protein signaling modulator 3 isoform X2 produces the protein MSGTYTPAPGGPFSALTPSMWPQDILAKYHQKEPSEEPELQYDEFGFKMDTEDHGKPRSWLGAEGSPHCEDPQQRLRWQAHLEFTHNHAVGDLTWELIDPVLPRSERLRSLVLGGIPHSMRPQLWMRLAGALQKKRTSEISYREIIKNSSNDDTSTSKQIEKDLLRTMPTNACFCSLTSVGVPRLRRVLRGLAWLYPDIGYCQGTGMVVSCLLLFLEEEDVLWMMCALIEDLLPPSYFSSTLLGVQTDQRVLRQLIVQYLPALDRLLQDHDIEMSLITLHWFLTSFASVVDIRLLLRIWDLLFYQGSLVLFQVTLGMLKIKEEELVSSENSASIFNTLSDLPSQLRDGPAVLGEAMRLAGTLSQETLEAHRHKHLAYILNEQTQLNNGNTALNTNLNKVVRRQSLRRKSTLSSLLFGEDEAEALKSKNIKQTELVAALREAISRTAEHFHCLDPRHSSTDLTPDYSMESHQRDHENFLVVSRNRRRRAKALLDFERHDDDELGFRKNDIITIISQKDEHCWVGELNGLRGWFPAKFVEILDERSKEYSLAGDDSVTEAVTDVARGTLCPALKAIFQHGLKKSSILGGPCHPWLFIEEAASREVERDFNSVYSRLVLCKTYRLDEDGKVLTPEELLYRAVQSVNMSHDTAHAQMDVKFRSLVCVGLNEQVLHLWLEVLCSSMAAVEKWYHPWSFLRSPGWVQIKCELRVLSKFAFSLSQDCELPDKKEKSTILKAEVIDVLVQHHLFSWDL
- the sgsm3 gene encoding small G protein signaling modulator 3 isoform X1; translated protein: MSGTYTPAPGGPFSALTPSMWPQDILAKYHQKEPSEEPELQYDEFGFKMDTEDHGKPRSWLGAEGSPHCEDPQQRLRWQAHLEFTHNHAVGDLTWELIDPVLPRSERLRSLVLGGIPHSMRPQLWMRLAGALQKKRTSEISYREIIKNSSNDDTSTSKQIEKDLLRTMPTNACFCSLTSVGVPRLRRVLRGLAWLYPDIGYCQGTGMVVSCLLLFLEEEDVLWMMCALIEDLLPPSYFSSTLLGVQTDQRVLRQLIVQYLPALDRLLQDHDIEMSLITLHWFLTSFASVVDIRLLLRIWDLLFYQGSLVLFQVTLGMLKIKEEELVSSENSASIFNTLSDLPSQLRDGPAVLGEAMRLAGTLSQETLEAHRHKHLAYILNEQTQLNNGNTALNTNLNKVVRRQSLRRKSTLSSLLFGEDEAEALKSKNIKQTELVAALREAISRTAEHFHCLDPRHSSTDLTPDYSMESHQRDHENFLVVSRNRRRRAKALLDFERHDDDELGFRKNDIITIISQKDEHCWVGELNGLRGWFPAKFVEILDERSKEYSLAGDDSVTEAVTDVARGTLCPALKAIFQHGLKKSSILGGPCHPWLFIEEAASREVERDFNSVYSRLVLCKTYRLDEDGKVLTPEELLYRAVQSVNMSHDTAHAQMDVKFRSLVCVGLNEQVLHLWLEVLCSSMAAVEKWYHPWSFLRSPGWVQIKCELRVLSKFAFSLSQDCELPDKKEEKEQRPLKEGVQDMLVKHHLFSWDIDG